From one Anomalospiza imberbis isolate Cuckoo-Finch-1a 21T00152 chromosome 25, ASM3175350v1, whole genome shotgun sequence genomic stretch:
- the NT5C1A gene encoding cytosolic 5'-nucleotidase 1A, with protein sequence MEPPGPAGAPGRPWDEAKAFYDNLAPKKKPKSPKPENAITIAVSSRALFRMEEEQKIYTEQGVEAYVKYQLDHENEPFLPGAAFPFVKALEAVNAQLRELYPDSEELFDIVLMTNNHAQVGVRLINSINHYDLFIERFCMTGGNSPICYLKAYHTNLYLSSDAEKVSGAIEEGIAAATIFSPSRDLEVSEKQLRVAFDGDAVLFSDESEQIVKAHGLDMFFEHEKAHENKPLAQGPLKGFLEALGKLQKKFYSKGLRLECPIRTYLVTARSAASSGARALKTLRSWGLETDEALFLAGAPKGPLLRKIRPHIFFDDQMFHVEGAQEMGAVAAHVPYGVAQKHKRPAQEKQQTPNSK encoded by the exons ATGGagccgccgggccccgccggggcgccggggcggccctgggATGAAGCCAAGGCTTTCTACGACAACCTCGCCCCCAAGAAGAAGCCCAAATCG cccaAACCCGAGAACGCCATCACCATCGCCGTGTCCTCGCGGGCGCTGTTCCGCatggaggaggagcagaagatCTACACGGAGCAGGGCGTGGAGGCCTACGTGAAATATCAGCTGGACCACGAGAACGAGCCCTTCCTCCCCGGGGCCGCCTTCCCCTTCGTCAAG gctctggaggCAGTGAATGCTCAGCTCCGTGAGCTCTACCCCGACAGCGAGGAGCTCTTCGACATCGTCCTCATGACCAACAACCACGCCCAGGTTGGGGTTCGTTTGATCAACAGCATCAACCACTACG ATCTGTTCATCGAGAGGTTCTGCATGACGGGAGGGAACAGCCCCATCTGTTACCTCAAGGCCTATCACACCAACCTCTACCTCTCCTCCGACGCCGAGAAAGTGAGTGGGGCCATTGAAGAGG GGATTGCTGCAGCCACCATCTTCAGCCCCAGCAGGGACCTGGAGGTGTCGGAGAAGCAGCTGCGGGTGGCGTTCGACGGGGACGCCGTGCTCTTCTCGGATGAGTCGGAGCAGATCGTGAAGGCTCACGGCCTGGACATGTTCTTTGAGCACGAAAAGGCTCACGAGAACAAGCCCCTGGCACAG GGCCCCCTGAAGGGCTTCCTGGAGGCGCTGGGGAAGCTGCAGAAGAAGTTCTACTCCAAGGGGCTGAGGCTGGAGTGTCCCATCCGCACGTACCTGGTGACGGCGCGGAGCGCGGCCAGCTCGGGGGCCCGGGCCCTAAAGACTCTGCGCAGCTGGGGCCTGGAGACGGACGAGGCTCTGTTCCTGGCCGGGGCTCCCAAGGGACCTCTGCTCAGGAAGATCCGGCCCCACATCTTCTTCGACGACCAGATGTTCCACGTGGAGGGAGCGCAGGAGATGGGCGCCGTGGCCGCCCACGTCCCCTACGGCGTGGCCCAGAAGCACAAGCGGCCGGcgcaggagaagcagcagacCCCAAACAGCAAATag